The window TGTGTAATTGGCTAAATTAGCTTGTCGAGCGGCAGAGCTGAGAAAGAGGTGGActgtaaggtgtgtgtgtgtgtgtgtgtgtgtgtgggaggcagGTAAAATCAGAGAGGAGTTGTTTAGTGTGTGCTGGAGAAGAGGCCGACTGTCGGGGGAGTGAAATGTCACACCTGGAATGAAAAATGTCacccagcaacacacacaccagcaaagACACGTTGTAGGACAAACTAGTGGAGAGacgacacaaaaacaaaaacagaggaagacgtaaacacacaaacactgggtTTTCATATATAACTGTAAggatgatcagtgactgtatataaagatgatcactgactgtatataaagatgatcactgactgtatataaagatgatcagtgactgtatataaagatgatcactgactgtatataaagatgatcagtgactgtatataaagaggtggcggtaatgcacctttaACGTCAGGTGCCAGTCGccattaaacaacaaaaagaagaagaagaaagtagTCTTCATGGGGTGGAGCcatggtatcgaggtcccgcccacacacacgctcaaccaatcacgagtcagactcagctgtcaatcgtgtcATTTCTGCTAGTTTTTATATCATCTTATATGAAGCTTATATGAACAACTTTGCAGccgaccaccagggggcagtccaGATGTTCTACCTTCACTTTCTGCTGTCaagtcatgtttatttacatatatgaGAGAATTGGTAGCTGCTGTCAATCACTCGGTACTGAAGACCTGTGACACGGGGGTCATGTGGAGGATTTGTGCCGTTGAGCAAGGCAGGAGACAGGTGAAGATGTTGAACCTTTGTTTTCTGTAAGATGGTGACATCAGTGTCCAACGACCCGCTGAGAATTCACTGACTTTCACAAGTCAACGCGTCAAATACACCTGAACATCTCTGAGCTGACAGCTCCACCCACAGGTCAATTCATGGAACTGCAGCGGGAGAGATAGAGGTCCGCTCTTTATACATCATCTCTGTTGAATAAAACCTCTCTACgtatacagaatatatataaagaccatcagagactgtatataaagaccatcagtgactgtatataaagaagatcagtgactgtatataaagacgatcagtgactgtatataaagaccatcagtgactgtatataaagaccatcagtgactgtatataaagaccatcagtgactgtatataaagatgatcagtgactgtatataaagacgatcagtgactgtatataaagatgatcagtgactgtatataaagatgatcactgactgtatataaagaccatcagtgactgtatataaagatgatcagtgactgtatataaagaccatcagtgactgtatataaagacgatcactgactgtatataaagacgatcagtgactgtatataaagatgatcactgactgtatataaagatgatcactgactgtatataaagaccatcagtgactgtatataaagatgatcactgactgtatataaagatgatcactgactgtatataaagaccatcagtgactgtatataaagacgatcagtgactgtatataaagatgatcactgactgtatataaagatgatcactgactgtatataaagaccatcagtgactgtatataaagatgatctgtgactgtatataaagaccatcagtgactgtatataaagaccatcagtgactgtatataaagaccatcagtgactgtatataaatatgatcagtgactgtatataaagatgatcagtgactgtatataaagacgatcagtgactgtatataaagacaataagTCACACTATATAActatgatcagtgactgtatataaagttatatttaaTCTCTGTTGCAGTCATAGTTCTGATCAGTTGGTGGCGGTAGTGAGTAATTTCAACGTTCACCTACTTCCTGTTCaggtaaaagaagaagaagaagcggaaGCGGAAGTGGTCCTCTCTGTTGCGCTAACACGTTAAACATCTCGTGTCTTCGTtccattttcagtttcagaCGTTAAAATGAACGAAGTGAAGAAACCGCAGGAGTTTGACTCGTATGAGATCGAGGAGCCCAGTGACGAGGAGGGCGCCGCCAGCAGGTCGGACTCACACGAGACACTTAGCTCATTAGCGGCTAGTTAGCTGAATGCTAACGTAAACAAACCACACGTCGTTTTTGTGACGACACAGCGGTTAGCGAACAATGCTAACGTTGTTTCAGGACTGTTTTTATTAACGCGACGTTAATATGAGATATTCTGATCTTATTCAGTCAATTCAGAGACGATAACTCACATACGagcattatcattattattattaatattattattattattattattattagtccCATCGGTGGATGTTACAGCAGCGAAGACAATCAGAAGTACAAACTCAATAAAAGTCATAAATAAGTCAACAATCCAAgatataaattattaatatgtACAAAGTAATCAACAATATAAACAGTCAAATAGTCAATGTATGacattgaaatgacacaaaaatcAATAGATTGTTGTGGTTAGATTAACCAAGTTAAATAAGGACATACCACTAAGAGTATATAATGTGGTTGATAATATGGCCTAAAATTACATGGGgataaaatgtttctttacatGTGGACATCAATAATTGTCACattaatgtttctttaaagtttaaagacagatttttttcctcctgaacGTTGTGGATTTAAATTCTTAACTTGCAGAGAAGgacaaacactttttaaatctgATGTAGATCAGTTATATGTTCAATCTTCTCGCTGTGCGTAAACAATGTATAATCAATCTGTCCATATATGTTGGACTGTTGTCATCAATGAGTGGAAATACGTTTGAAACAAGGTTTgacatgtgtttattttcagataTAAAAGTTCAACATCAAGGCAACAAGTTGATACCAGATAATAATACAGAACTGGACCGAATTATCCTCCCATTTCacagatatattatatatatatatatatatatacttcattgtttcaagttctatatatttggttgtaattgtttttttcatttcatttatagtTATTGAAAATGAAGTTAAtcattaaactgtaaaataccaAATCTcaattgtatttctttgtcGTAAGCGTTTGAAAACAACATCTTATGGATCACTGTCAActtttgaaatatataaatatatataagttgtgtctgtcactgtgtttcagttcagaggACGAGCTGGAGGTGCTGCTGAACGGGACTccggagcagaagaagaagctgatcAGAGAGTACCTGACGGGGGAGAGCGAGTCGTCCAGCGGGGATGAGTTCGAGAAGGAGATGGAGGCCGAGCTCAGCTCCACCATCAAGACCTTGGAGGGGACCTGGGGACCATCGACAGAAGGTAACACCGCATAGCATGGATGTGACCTGGAGGGATTCTTATATAAGGTTTTCCTCAcagctgattggtcaaaggtgCCACATGGCTTCCTCAGAGTGaagtgtctctgctgctgctggatatTTGTTGACGTGGGCCAATGGGaaccaacacaaccaaacagctacagacacagagcagctgctAAACATAGTGGCCATAGGGGTTTGATAATTTAAAGacaatatgtactgtatatactttCCAAAATGTTTGATCCATCATTAACTGATGGCTCATCTTCGTGGGACTGAACAGCTGGAGTTTATCCACAGTAACTCTGATCTGTGAAACAGGATCTTGGTTGGAAAGAATTCCTGATGaatccctgtttgtgtgtttattctgcAGCACAAACCCTTGAAAACGGAGGAGGAGCCGGACCTGGACTCCCTAATCCTCAGACGTACGATAATGTCTACTTCGACTCTGACTCCGAAGAAGAGGACAAACCAAGTAAGACTTGGAGACAAGCTGTAGCGTGAACATTTCCCAAAAATGTGTTAATGAGAAAGTCGTCCCTTCGTCTGTTTCCTCCGCAGGCAGCTCCACAGGCCAGAGGCGGAGACAGCGGGTCATACTGACCAATGACGAGCTGCTGTATGACCCCGACGAGGACGACAGAGACCAGGCCTGGGTGGACGCCAGGAGAAGAAGGTAGGACGACACCACTCAGGATTGTATCAAACAATTGTTCGTCTAAAACAGATGAAGACACGAAGATCGATGACAAGATTTCTTCACCACGTGTTCATGTCTTCCTGTTCAGATACAATAGCAGAAAACGACCAGCAGGCGCGAAGCAGTCTCGTCAGACGCAGAGTTTACCCAGCAGTGACGCCATCCTCAACTGTCCCGCCTGCATGACGATGCTCTGTCTGGACTGTCAGAGGTGAGACTTCAGGGGCCGGAACTATGAAGTCAGCTCAACATTTGACCAAAAGATGTTTTCGTCTTTCAGCTTCACTGAACCTTCATCGTCCTGAAAACCTGAACTACGAAGCTGGTTATCAGAGTCTTGGTCAACTCTGGGTTTTATTTATGAGCAACATCATCAAAGACATTTATGAATACAATTCAAAAAGTACATTTCACTCATCTAAAAAGAAATTTGCTGACATTCATTACTTCTCACTTTGCTGTAGGAGAAACTCTTTCCCCCGTCAGGATCCTGTAGATCCATGACTGTGGTTTTTcagtgat of the Hippoglossus stenolepis isolate QCI-W04-F060 chromosome 10, HSTE1.2, whole genome shotgun sequence genome contains:
- the LOC118116962 gene encoding E2F-associated phosphoprotein, which gives rise to MNEVKKPQEFDSYEIEEPSDEEGAASSSEDELEVLLNGTPEQKKKLIREYLTGESESSSGDEFEKEMEAELSSTIKTLEGTWGPSTEAQTLENGGGAGPGLPNPQTYDNVYFDSDSEEEDKPSSSTGQRRRQRVILTNDELLYDPDEDDRDQAWVDARRRRYNSRKRPAGAKQSRQTQSLPSSDAILNCPACMTMLCLDCQRHEKYRTQYRAMFVMNCTVKKDEVLRYNTQQERKQGGRKRRRGQKTEAPANEAPDPSPAGMDGDEVYRPVQCAECSTEVAVFDKEEVYHFFNILASHC